DNA sequence from the Bacillus pumilus genome:
AAAAGGGCTGGAGACGTTAAGAGAGTGGCTGGCAAAGCCTCTCGATCAGTTACCAACGGAACGAAATGAAGTGTTATTAAAGTTATTCTTCGGTCAATATCTTTCGATTGAGAAAAAGCTGGTACTGCTACAGGATTATGAAAGGCAGCTTCGTATCCGTTATGAGACCTATGTTTCGATTGAAGAAAACATTCAAGAGCTTTATCCAGATGAAGCAGATGCGAAGTATTGGCTGTTTACTTTAGATTACGGAAAAAGAGTGGCTCAAGCAGGAATTGATTGGTGCGTGGAAACATCCCATTTGATGAAGAAGGAAGGGTAAATGAATGAAAAAAGACATACGTGCTGGCAGATTTACAACAGAGAATTCTGACTCGATTGTTGTGTTTATTATCGGCATGCGGATCAACAAACGCTGGGCGGTTCATCAATGGATGCCTGTGTTCATGGCGATGCCTGGCATGATCAAAGAGCTGTATACCCATCAAGATGAGCTTGGTTTCCTCGGGACAGAGAATTACTTTGGCTTACGTACGACAGCGATGATCCAATATTGGAAATCAACAGATGACCTTCTGGCTTATGCGAAGATGGAAAAACATTTGGCGGCTTGGAAGAACTTCCATCAGAGGGCTCAGAACAATGACGCAGTGGGTATTTATCATGAAACCTATCAAATTCAAGCC
Encoded proteins:
- a CDS encoding DUF4188 domain-containing protein; the encoded protein is MKKDIRAGRFTTENSDSIVVFIIGMRINKRWAVHQWMPVFMAMPGMIKELYTHQDELGFLGTENYFGLRTTAMIQYWKSTDDLLAYAKMEKHLAAWKNFHQRAQNNDAVGIYHETYQIQAGSYESVYVNMPSYGLSQARAPIPIGKGKQTAKERLKTTNS
- a CDS encoding PadR family transcriptional regulator; translation: MKKYNDTTYAILGILTTDCKSGYEVKQLIDKSLHHFWKISYGQIYPALKLIVVEGLAEVSPASTSGRSDKREYHLTEKGLETLREWLAKPLDQLPTERNEVLLKLFFGQYLSIEKKLVLLQDYERQLRIRYETYVSIEENIQELYPDEADAKYWLFTLDYGKRVAQAGIDWCVETSHLMKKEG